In Apteryx mantelli isolate bAptMan1 unplaced genomic scaffold, bAptMan1.hap1 HAP1_SCAFFOLD_255, whole genome shotgun sequence, the DNA window cccccatgtcccccaggtccccccaggTCCCTCCATGAccctccatgtccatgtccctccatgtcccatgtccctccatgtccatgttccccatgcccctcatgtccctccatgtccccccatgtcccccatgtcccttcatgttcctccatgtccctccatgacccccatgtccccgtgtccctatcCAACCCCATGTCCCCATATCCCTCCATGTCTTCCATGTCCCTCtgtgtccctcatgtccctccatgtcccatgtccctgcATGTCCTCAGGCCACAGGCCATGCTGGGCCCCAACTCGTGGGTCGAGGAGGTCCCGTCTCCCTCCCGCTGTGGGGCCACCCGCCTGCGGGGCCTCTGCGCCGAGCTGCAGTCCTTCCTCCGCGACTTCGCCCAGCACGGCTGCCAGGTCTGAGCCCCGCCGGGACCCACTGGGACCTGCCGGGACCCTGCTGGGACCAACTGGGATCAACCAGGACCGTGCTGGGGCCAACTGGAGTCGACTGGAACTGTACTTGGGTCAATGGGGATCAACTGGGACCAAGTGGGAACAGCTGGGATCAATGGGGAAGGTGCTGGGGCCAACCAGGCTCAAGTGGGACCAACTGGAAGCAACTGGGGTCAAGTGGGACCAACTGGGAGCAACTGGCACCAGGCTGGGACCAACCAGGACTATGCTGGATTCAACTGGGATCAACCAGGACCACGCTGGGGTCGACTGGGATCAACCGGGACCAGCCTGGACCGTGCTGGAGCCAGCTGGGATCAGCTGGAACTATACTGGGGTCGACTGAGATCAACCAGGACCGACTGGGCCTgcgcccccccgaccccccccccaaaagtcaATAAAAGCCGAGATCGGCACGGCCCGGACGCCCAGGTcccccggacgcccgggtcccgccgcgctgcccccgccacGGCGGAaggggcggggcagggggcggggcggggccgggaggtGCGTTATTATGCAAATGAGCCCGCTGCCGCGCCGGCACCATGGAGACGCGGCCTCCTGGGCGGcgccccgcctccctccctccctccctccctccctccctcgcgcGGGCGGCCGGAAGTGACGCGAaaggccgcggcgcggcgggaagtTTGAATCGCGCGCCGGGGAGTCCGCGCGCGGCTGGCCGTGACGTCAGCGCAGAGCGGTGCGCGCGGCGGTGACGTCAGGTGCGGGGGGCTGCGGACGTCACGGTGCGGTtcggggtggtgggggggggcggccgAGGCGCCCCGCGGTGATGACGCCAGAAAGCGGCCACTGCGCTTTGGAGGGGGGGTGGTGACGTCATGGCTACGGGGCGGGTGGGGGGGCGCGTGgccggacgccggggtcccccGTGACCCGTGACCCCCCCCCAGGTCATGCCCCGCCGGAagtcgccgcccgcccgccgaccccgccgcccccccgcgccgccgccgccgccgccgccccccccctcgcGTCAGTGAGTGCCGTCCCCGGGACCCCCCGGGTcctagagacccccccccccgccctcgggaccccccGGACCTCCCCCGGGACCTAgagacccccccgggacccccccccccttctgaaCGCCCCCGGGTCCTAGaggcccccccgggacccccccccccttccgaaCCCTCCCCGGGTCCTAgagacactccccccccccagaaCACCCCCCCTCTGGGTCCTGCCCGACCTCaggctcccccgggcccggcttcCCGCCTCCCCCGGGTCCTAGAGGCCGCCGGGCCCggttttcccccccccgccctcccccgggtCCTAGAGGCCGCCGGGCCCGGGTTCCCCCCCTCCAGCCATCTCCCGGGTCCTAGAGAccgccgggcccggctccccccccccccccgccttcccccGGGTCCTAGAGGCCTCCAGACccgggtttccccccccccccccccgccctcccctgGGTCCTAGAGCCCGCCGGGCCCGGTTTCCACCctcccccgccctcccccgggtCCTAGAGCCCGCCGGGCCCGGGTTCCCCCCCCGCCGTCTCCCGGGTccatccccctccagccctccgcCGGGTCCTAGAGCCCGCCAGGCCCGGgttcccccccccgccttcccccGGGTCCTAGAGACTCCGGCGCCCCTCTGCGTTTCCCCCCACGGCCCCGCGTGTCCCCCCGTGaccccccccacggcccccgcgTGTCCtgacgccgccgccgcgcgggtgCCCGGCTGCAGGGCGCCGGCGGTaccggccggggcagcgggcgctGCAGGAGATCCGCAAGTACCAGAAGAGCACAGCGCTGCTCATCCGCCGCATGCCCTTCTCCCGCGTGGTGAGCCCCGAgcgcccccaaatccccccggaATCACCCTacccaccccccaaaacccctgacCTGCCCCAGGTACCCCCAAccgcccccccgggaccccccaaactgcccccagcTGCCCTTCTCCCACCTGGGGAACCCAAAATGTCCCGAGATCACCTCAaaatcccccccaaacccccctgaAACCACCCGAAAGACCCCccgaacccccccaaaacccctgacCCCTCCCAggaacccccaaatcccccccaggaccccccctgTCTGCCAGCTGCCCTTCTCCCACCTGGGAAGCCCCAAATGTTCTTGAAATCACCCCCAAATCACCCTCTGAACCCTACCAACGTGCTCCTAAACCCCACCAAAGTCTCTGACCCCCCCCCAGGCACCCAACCCCCCCCTTGacacccaaatcccccccccgggaccccccaaaccaccccctcGTACACCGGCTGCCCTTCTCCTGCGTGGTGAGCCCCAAACACCCCAAAATCACCCCCAAACACCctgaaacccccccccaaacccctgacCCCCCTGGACGTGCAGACAGTCCCTCAACCTCCCCTGGGCACCCCAAAACcctccctgggacccccccaaactcccccccacccctggcTGCCCTTCTCCTGTGTGGTGACCCCAAAATGTCCTGAAATTACCCCAAAATTGCCCCCATACCCCctgaaacccccccaaaacccttcacccccccccaggcaccccaaaaccttccctgggaccccccaaaccgTCTCCCTCCCCTGACTGCCCTTCTCCCACGCGGGGACCCCAAAACACCTCGAAatcaccccaaaacacccccaaatcaCTGCAAAAatcaccccaacccccccccaaacgccTTGAGCTCCCCAGACCCccctgtcctcccccccccccccccgtgtccttGTCCCCAGGGACACGGTGCCTCCAGGGACgcggtgttccccccccccccccgtgacgcGTGGCCTCTCGTGTCCTTGTCCTTGGGGTGATGTGGTggccttgtccccccccccgtggccttgtccccccccccccccatgatgcGGTGCCTCCCCGTGTCCTCGTCCCCGGCAAGATGCTGGTTGCATCCCCCCCCTTCCATGAcatggtgtcccccatgtccccctgcgaTGGGTCCCCTGGGTCCCATGTCACCAGTGATGGGTCCCCTGTGTCCTCtttgtccccctgtgtcccccatgtcccgtGGTGACGGTCCACCATGTCCCTCCTGTGatgggtcccctgtgtcccccatgtcctatGTCCCCTGGTGACAGGTCCCCCATGTCCCAGGATGggtcccctctgtcccccatgtCCTATGTCACTAGTgacaggtcccctgtgtccccccatgtcctcggTGACCGGTCCCCTGTGTCCCATGTCACCAGTGatgggtcccctgtgtcccccatgtcACTGATgacaggtcccctgtgtccccccatgacGTggtcccctccatgtccccctgtGATGGGTCCCCTcacgtccccccatgtccctggcgATGGGTTCCCCGTGTCGTCTTctgtcccatgtccccagtgACACGTCCCTTCATGTCCCCCATGTTCTCCATGACAGGTCCCatgtgtcccctgtgtccccactgATGTCCCCTGTGTCCTTTCATGTCCCTGGTGATGGGTCCCCCATGACATGTCTGGGTCCCTGGTGACATGGCCCCCGTCCCACATGTCTCATGTCCCCAGTGGTGGGTCCCCAGTGATGTGTCCTGTGCCCCCTGCCCCTTGTCCCACGTCCCCAGTGATGGTCCCCTGTatcccccaccgtgtcgctggtgCCATGTGCCCCATGTCATGGGTGCTGTCCCTGGTgacgtgtcccccgtgtccccggtggcatgtcccccgtgtccccaggtGCGGGAGATCTGCCTGATGTTCACGCGGGGGGTGGACTATCGCTGGCAGGCCACCGCCCTGCTCGCCCTCCAGGAGgtgacacgggggggacacgggggcatGGATGGGGGACATGAggacacagggatggggggacatgaggatggggggacacagggaggaGGACATGGAGATGAGGAGacccagggatggggggacacagggacatggatgGAGGTGACACGGGGATGGGGGTGACATGGGAATGGGGGACATGGGGTCATGGATGGAGGATGTGGGGGACAAGGGGACATGGATGGGGGTGACACAGGGGTGGGGGTGACATgaagacatggggatggggggacatggggatgggggacacagggtcatggatggagGATGTGGGGGACAAGGGGACATGGATGGGGTGACACGGGGATGGGGGACACAgggtggggggacatggggacatggatggGGGATGTGGAGGATGAGGGGACATGGATGGGGGtgacgggggggtggggggacatgGGAGACCCCACGGtgctggggacagaggggtggacctgggtgctggggagcaccctggggtgctgggggggggcagtgCAGGACCCCTGTTTCGGGGTGCCCCAGCCCTGGAGGGCTTTTGGGGTCCCTCAACTTTAGGGGGTGGGTTTGGGGATGCCCTATGGGGGGCTGGATTTTGGGGAGCAATTTTGGGGCCCCCCATCCCAGGGGTGGATTTGGGGGGGGTGCCCTTTTGGGGGGTGTGGATTTTGGGGGTGCCCTTTGAGGAGGTGGATTTGGAGGTGCCCTGCTGCGGGGTGGCTTTGGGGATGCCCTATGGGGGGCTGGATTTCGGGGACTAGTTTTGGGGTCCCCCACCCCAGGGGTGTATTTTGGGGGGGGTTCCCCATGGGGGGGGAGGATTTGGGGGCTGCCCCCCTACCCCAGAGCTGGAAGTGGGGGCCACCCCTGCAGGCGGCGGAGGCCTTCTTGGTGCGCCTGCTGGAGGACGCCTACCTGTGCTCCCTGCACGCCCGCCGCGTCACCCTCTTCCCCAAGGACCTGCAGCTGGCCCGGCGCCTCCGCGGCCTCGACGATGGCATCTGACCCCAAACCGCCGGATTTCACCCCAAAAACCTGCCTGGAAAACCCCCTCCGCCAGAGAGCACCCCCACCTCCCCACCAAAAGAACCTACACCCCAAAGATCCAGCGGTTCCCCCAGGTTGTTGCAATAAAGGTGTTGTGCAATGAGGGTCTCTGAGTCTCTGGGGCTTCGCGGGGGGCGTTTGACCCAAAACGGCCGGGATTTGCCCCAGAATAGGCCCTCGCGCTGAAAACATCCATCTCTGAAAAAGGCACAGCCCCAAAAATTGGCTGATTCCCCCCAAACTTCTGCAGTAAAGAGCTCACTAGACGGGTGTCTCTGCACCTCTGGGGCTTCGATGGGGGTGTTTGACCCAAAACTGCTGGAATTCACCCCAAAATAGGCCCTTGTGCCAAAAACATCCATCTCCAGAAAATGCACGGCCCCAAAAATTGCCTGATTCCCCCTGAACTTCTGCAATAAAGGTGTCACCCGATGGGTGTCTTTTTATCCCTGGGGCTTTGTGGGGGGTGTTTGACCCCAAACTGCTGGAATTTGCCCCAAAATAGGCCCTTGCACTGAAAACGTCCATCTCTGAAAAATGCATGGCCCCAAAAATCGACTGATTCCCCCCAGACTACTGCAATAAAGGTGTCGCCTGATCAAGGTCTCTGTGTCTCCGGGGCTTCGTGGGGGGCCGTTTGACGCAAAACGGCCAGAATTTGCCCCAAAATAAGCCCTTGCACCCAAaacactccttaaaaaaaaacaaataaacaaactaacCCATTTTCCCCAAATAATCAACCCCCCACCCTTCCGCAAGAAagctctgcgggggggggggggtggacccCCAAAACCACGTAaatccacccccccaaaaaatccccccccaccaaaaaaaagaagaaaggaagctaaaTGCTCCAaattataattattaataataatagtgatAATAATGAtgttaataataatgatgatgatgataataataataataaaggagcAAAAGGCCCCAagtcccgccccctccccgcccccccggcaAAACCCCCCTCGAGGGAAGAAGCCGCCTCGAAACCGCTGCGTCCGGCCTCAACGCGGCGGCgatgctgccgctgctgccgccgctgccgccgctgccgtcgctgccgccgctgccgctgccggcgctgctggcgctgggggcgctgctggcgctggcggcctggcggcggctgcggggcccccCGGAGGGGGGGGGCCGGACCCCCCCTCGGGCTCTGCCGggcccccccgcgctgccgctgctCGGCGGCGCCCCCCACCTGCTgcaccccgctgccccccggcaccTGGGCGCCCTGGCGCGGCGCTACGGGCCGGCGCTGCGGCTGCGCCTCGGGGGGGGTGGtgagtgccgggggggggggggaccccaaatttgggggggagggggagggaaggcgagGAGGGTGGGATTCCCCTGCGGGGCCCCCAcgtcctgctctgctgctccgtaatggctggggcccccccccccaaatgcctccctgccccccccgcacCGGCTTCTGCACCCCTAAATCCCCCCCCTGCGTCCCTAAATGCCGCCCTGCACCTCCGCACCGGCTTCTGCACCCCCAAATCGCTTCCTGCACCCCTTCACCGGCTtctgcaccccaaatcccccccccctgcacccccggaATGGCTGGGACCCCCCCCTCGCACCCTTAAATGCCGCCCTGCCCCTTCGCACCAGCCCCTGCAACCCCAAATCCCTCCCTTCACCCCCAAACCgacccctgcacccccaaatcctTCCCTGAACCCCCGAACCGGCTGGGAGCCCCCTGAACCCCCAAATGCCTCCCTGACCCCCCCGCGCCGACTTCTGCACCCCTAAATCACCCCGTACACCCCCGAACCGGCTGggagccccctgcacccccaaatcccaccctGTGCCCCCAAATGCAGCCCTGCACCTCCGCACCGGCTTctgcacccccaaatccccccccctgCACCCTCGGAATGTCTGGGACCCCCCCCGCACCCTTAAATGCCACCCTGCCCCCTTGCACCAGCCCCTGCAACCCCAAATCCCTCCCTtcacccccaaactgccccctgcACCCCTaaatcccccccgcccccccgtaCCGGCTTCTGCACCCCCAAATCCTGCTCTGCACCCCCGAACTGGCTGGGAGCCCCCTGCATCCCCAAATCCCACCCTGTGCCCCCAAATGCCGCCCTGCACCTCCACACCGGCTTCTGCACCCCCAAAAACCCCCTGCACCCCCGGAATgtctgggaccccccccacccttAAATGCCTCCCTGCCCCCTCGCACCAGCCCCTGCAACCCCAAATCCCTCCCTTCACCCCCAAACCgacccctgcacccccaaatccctccctGAACCCCCGAACCGGCTGGGAGCTCCCTGAACCCCCAGATGCCTCCCTGACCCCCCGCACCGGCTTCTGCACCCCTAAATCCCCCCCCTGCGCCCCCGAACCGTCTGggagccccctgcacccccaaaatGCCGCCCTGCACCCCCAGACCAGCTTCTGCACCCCCAAATCCCACTCTGCACCCCCGGAAtggctgggaccccccccacgCACCCCCAAATGCCTCCCTGCCCCCCCGCACCGGCTTCTGCACCCCCAAATCCTGCTCTGCACCCCCAAACTGGCTGGGAGCCCCCTGCATCCCCAaatcctgccctgcacccccaaatGCTGCCCTGCACCTCTGCACCCCCGAATTGTTCCCTGCACGCCCGAATCAACTGGGACactccctgcacccccaaatccctccctgcacccccaaatgcctccctgccccccccacaGGGGTCTCTGCACCCCTAAATCCCCTCCTGCACCCCCAGAATGGCTGggaccctccctgcacccccaaatgCTTCCCTgcacccccacacccccacatCCCACCCTGCACCCCTGAAATGGCCggacccccccccgcacccccaaatccctccctgcaccccagaACCAGCTTGAAGCCCCCCTGCACCTCCAAATgcttccctgcacccccaaactgacccctgcacccccaaatcctgccctgcacccccgaAATCGGCTGggaccctccctgcacccccccaaaaTCCTTCCCTACACCCTTAGACCgacccctgcacccccaaatccctccctTTGCCTCCAAACCGCCTGGGACCCTCCTGCACCCCCAAATCGCTCCTGCACCCCCAACCCATCTGGGATCCCCCCCCGGGGTTTTGGGGACCCCCCGGGGGGAGTTGGGGGGCTCCCCATGGATTTGGGGGCACCTCGAGGGGTTGGGGGGGTGGGGACCCCCCCTGCGGGGTtatgaggggtttgggggggctcCCCACGGATTTTGGGGGGCCCCCGGGGGGGTGCTGGCAGGCACTGGGGCACCTTGAGGgttttggggaccccccccggggggcttTCGGTGGTGTTGGGGCTCCCCACGGATTTTGGGGTACCTCGGGGTGGGTGCGGGGTGCCAGCAGGCACTGGGGTACCCCAGGGTTTtattgggggggttgggggcttCCCCATGGATTttgggggcccgggggggggttTGGAGGCTCCCCAAGGATTTtaggggccccccccgggggttTTGGGGGGAGTGTTGAGGCTCCCCAAGGAGTTTGGGGCCTCCCTGGGGTGGGGTTGAGGAGTTTGGGGGCTCCCCACAGATTTTGGGCCCCCgcagggggtttgggggggtgttGGAGGCTCCCCATGGATTTTGGGGCcccctgggggggtgggggggtgccggCGTGCATggcccccccctctccccccccccccccccccccccgcagacgTGGTTGTGCTGAGCTCGGTGGAGACCATCCGTGAGGCCTTTGGGCGCCGCTGGGGCGCCTGCGCCGGGCGCCCCCCCAGCTACCTGGgtacgggggcgggggggggggggtatggggggggctatggggggctaTAGGTGTtatgggggggctgtggggggctgggTGGGCTGTGGAGGACatgggggccggggagggggctatgggtgctgggggggctataggggttATGGGGGTtgtgggggctatggggggggctgtggggattACAGGGCAGGGGGGCTGAGGGGGCTATAGGGGCTATGGGGGTTGTGGGAGGGCtatgggggggctgtggggtttttttggggaagctgtggggggctgtgggagctgtgggggctgtgggtgctatgggggctgtgggtgctatgggggctgtgtggggctgggaggCCTGGGGGGGGCTGTGGGTTATGGGGAGGCGATGGGAGCTATAGGGGTTATGGGGGCTATAGGGGTTATGGGAGGACTGTGGGGAGTAtgggggggggctatggggtgctgtgggggcTACAGGTGCTTTAGGGGGCTatggggggggctatggggcgCTGTGGGTGCTATAGAAGTTATGGGGGGGCCATGGGTGGTACGAGACTGGGGGGGGGCTATTGGGAGCTATAGGGGCCTATGCAGCTGGGGGCATATGGGGCTGGCTGAGGCCCTTTGGGGGGGGCCCTATGGGTCGGGGGGGGCCCTATGGGTCTGGGGGTGTCTATAGGCCTGGAGGGGGATACGAAGGGGAGCTATAGGATGGGGGGGGACCCccaaggggctgggggggccctatggggcaggggggggccCTATGGGGTTGAAGGGTCCCCTAAGGGGCTGGGGGCCCCATAGGGGTTGAGGGGTCCCCTATAGGCCATGcggggtccctatggggctggggagtccctatggggcagggggggcccCCTATGGAGTTGAAGGGTcccctatggggctgggggcccCTATAGGGCATGGGGGGTCCCCTATGGGGCCCCATGGGTCGGCGTGCCcacgggtgccccccccccccccccgcagcggggcTGGTGTCGCGGGGGGGGCAGGACCTGGCGCTGGGCGACGTCTCCCCGGGGTGGCGGCGGCAGCGTCGGGCCACCCGCGACGCCCTGGTGCGGGCCCAGCGGCGCCTCGACGCCATCCTCGAGCGGCAGGCCCAGGCCCTCTGCCAGGTGAGACACCCCCCCCCGAAACGCCCCCGGTTGCCCCAAAATGCCAAGAAATGCCAAAAAatgcccccaaaacacccccaaaagcCAAAAATCACCCCCAAACGCCCCCAAACGCCCCCAAAACACCAAGAAACGCCAAAAGTCACCCCAAAATGCCAAAAAGGCCCCCTGAAaccccccaaatgccccaaaaGACCAAGAAATGCCCCAAATCAACCCAAAATGCCACAAAAGGctaaaaaaaagcccccaaaacaccAAAAGCGCCCCCAAACGCCCCCAAAGTGCCAAAACCCCCAGAAATGCCCCCAAAAGCCAAAAATCGCCCCCAAATGCCCCCAAAATGCCAAGAAACGCCAAAAATCACCCCAAAATGCCAAAAAGCCCCCCCCGAAaccccccaaatgccccaaaaGACCAAGAAATGCCCCAAATCAACCCAAAATGCCACAAAAGGctaaaaaaaagcccccaaaacaccAAAAGCGCCCCCAAACGCCCCCAAAGTGCCAAAACCCCCAGAAATGCCCCCAAAAGCCAAAAATCGCCCCCAAATGCCCCCAAAATGCCAAGAAACGCCAAAAATCAC includes these proteins:
- the LOC106494529 gene encoding histone H3-like centromeric protein A, translating into MPRRKSPPARRPRRPPAPPPPPPPPPSRRRRYRPGQRALQEIRKYQKSTALLIRRMPFSRVVREICLMFTRGVDYRWQATALLALQEAAEAFLVRLLEDAYLCSLHARRVTLFPKDLQLARRLRGLDDGI